GCCGCCGACGCCCACAACAGCCTTGAGCGGCCAAACGGGATTTCGAGAGGAATGTCTCTGATAAAGGATCGAAAGATCGGATGTTTTTCTTCGTAGACTTTGCCGAGGTGAAAAAGCGCAGATGCAATCCTGTCTGCACCGAATGCCAATCCAAATTCCATTGATAGGGTTGCGCGTGCCGCTTTAATCAACTTCTTGCGGCGTGCAGTTTCTTGTTCGGGAGTCATTGTGCTAACGCAACGTTAGCATGTTCAAACCCGATACCCGCGATGAATCGCGACTATCCCCGCCGATAAATTTCGCACATCCACGCGCGCAAATCCGGCTTGCTCCAGCATGCCTTTCAACACCGCCTGATTTGGATGTTTGCGGATCGATTCGGCGAGGTATTGATAGCTGTCGGCATCGTTGGCAAACAGTTTGCCAAGGCGCGGCAGAATCTTGAACGAATGGAAATCGTATAACGGCTTGAGAAATTCGGCGCGCACTTCGGAAAATTCCAGCACCAGCACACGTCCGCCGATCTTCAGCACGCGATGCATTTCGCCGAGCGCTTTTTGTTTGTCGGTGACGTTGCGCAGGCCGAACGCGATCGTGACGCAATCGAAACTCTTGTCGGGGAACGGCAGCGCCTCGGCATTCAGTTGTGCGAACTGCAAATTGCCGTGCAGGCCACGATCGAGCAGGCGATCACGACCAACGCCGAGCATCGCGCCGTTGATATCGCCAACAACAACGTTGCCGCGCGGGCCGACGCGCGGCAACATCAGCGCCGCGATATCGCCGGTGCCGCCTGCGAGATCAAGCACGCTGTCGCCTTCGCACACACCGCTAGTGCTGGTGAAATAGCGTTTCCAGATCCGATGCACGCCGAACGACATGAGATCGTTCATCAGATCGTATTTGCTCGCGACCGAGGAAAATACCTGACCGACGAGCTGCTGTTTCTGCTCGACCGGAACGTCGCGAAAGCCGAAGTGGGTAGTGGGTTTTTGATCGTCCATGGGCGAATGGTAGCAGGCCCGCCGGAGTCGGGCAGCAGATGCAGAGGTTGACCAGCAAACTTTCCGCCACTGTGGCGTGGTAGCGCGATATCAGGGAGGGTTTCCCCAACCCAACGCGTACACCCTGGCGTCGATATCGCCGCGCGCTTGAACTTCAATGCCGAGGGCGTCGGTATCTTGCGGTGCGGTTGCAAAATTCAGGAGCTCGCGCTGATCGGCGTCCGCAGTCGGCGGCAGGTTTCCACTACCGAGCGTGCGCAATGAAGCGCCGGATTTATCCAGCGCGAAGACTTTCCATCGCAAGCCGGCATCGCGCGTTTTTGCCTGCAGCTGATAATCGATCCAGATATTTTTGCTGCGCGCCACATCGAACGGCGTGCCAGCAATAAATGTAGTCGGCGCATGGATGCCATACGCCGGCCAATCGTCTAGCCGTATCGAAGTCTTGTATGCCGTACCCGCGAGAACCACGGCGGGAATCGCGTAATGTCCTGCGACGACAACCGTATCCGCTCGCGCCTGGGCGGGTATTTTCGCCCATGCCGCCGCAGGCACGCTGGTATGCCCGGACAGAATCAAACGTCGATCGGCCAACCACGACTCGCGCAGGTAGAGCCGTGCGAGCAGACCGGTATCGGCAGCGTAAATTCGCAACTTCGATTCTGGGCAGATCACCCGCGCCACGGGTGTGCCGAACGCGGTATCCAGCAGCGCAGGATCGAGGCCACTTTCCTCGATAAATTCAAATGAAGGCGCCGCCGCCTTATTGCTGGGTGCAAACCAGTCGAGGTTGAGATTCAAATACGCATGCGGCTTGAGATTCGGCAACAGCGGCGCGACCACCAGATCGGGAATTTGCGCCATGCGCGACATCGCGTTCCAGTATTGGGCGAAGCCGAAATGCAATTGATATTTTTGCTGCGCCTGACGAATACACGCAAGCTGCGATGTGTGGAAATCGAACAAACGCTCGGGCTCGAGCGTGATCGTCGCGGCGAGGATGCCGGCACATACCACAATCGCACCGGCGATGATGTGCGCGCTGCGTTTTTGCCAGACTGCAATGACTGCCGGGGTTATCAAGATCGCCAGCATCACGCCCGACAATGCCAGGCTTTGGTCGTAGCGGAAATCGCGCAACGCGGTATGTCGCGCAAGCACAACGACGGCCACCAACGGCAGCAGAATCGAGCCCGCAACAAACACACCGAGCACTGCGAATTTTTGCTGCGCATCGACTATCGATATCGCGTTGCGCCGATGCCACGCACGCGCACAGCACCAGATCAAAGCGCCGAACGCGATGAACTCGTAACTCGCAGAAACCGGATCGGTCGAAGCCAATGTTGCGAAGTCGCGCGTCACCATCACGGCGCCGCCGCCACCCCGCCATAACGCGGTGTCGCCGCTGGCATGGATGCCGAGAAAATTGTAATCGCACAGCCGTCGGATCACTTCGGACAGCAGTAGCAGCGAGGCGAGCACAATCGCCATTTTTATCCGCCAGCGCCGCCAGCGCTGATCGCCGGGCAAGCAGACCAACAGCAACGCCGGCGCGATGAATTGCAACGCGAACAGCCGATCCGAAATCAACATGCCCACGCTCAGCACCGCCAGAAAAACCAGCGTCGTGTTATCCGTGCGGCGCTGGCCGCGCAACAACAAACCTAGCCCGACCACCGCACCCAGATAGGTGCCTGCATGGTTGTTCGGCAAGAAAACGTAACTGTGAAAATACTGAAACCAGCCGCTCTCGACCGT
The sequence above is drawn from the Pseudolysobacter antarcticus genome and encodes:
- the ubiE gene encoding bifunctional demethylmenaquinone methyltransferase/2-methoxy-6-polyprenyl-1,4-benzoquinol methylase UbiE gives rise to the protein MDDQKPTTHFGFRDVPVEQKQQLVGQVFSSVASKYDLMNDLMSFGVHRIWKRYFTSTSGVCEGDSVLDLAGGTGDIAALMLPRVGPRGNVVVGDINGAMLGVGRDRLLDRGLHGNLQFAQLNAEALPFPDKSFDCVTIAFGLRNVTDKQKALGEMHRVLKIGGRVLVLEFSEVRAEFLKPLYDFHSFKILPRLGKLFANDADSYQYLAESIRKHPNQAVLKGMLEQAGFARVDVRNLSAGIVAIHRGYRV